GCTGACGGAAGGTATGGCTTCCGGAAATATTAGTATCAATCAGCATAACTCACGGCTTCATTTTGTTGCCGGATTTTATTATCTCTTAGTGCCGGATATTTTCTATCTCTTCATCAAAGAGACCGCCAGTGAGTATGACAGAGAGCTGTTGCAGTCTTCGTTCGAAAAGCTCCAGTTACATCGGGTCAGTAAGGGAAAGCGTTTTATTCGGGCAAAACTGTATATTTCAGAAGAAAAAAATGGAAAGTTTAGCAAGATAAATGGGTATCTTATCAGAGCTGGCCGTCTGACCAGAGACATATCACCGGAGGACAGCAAATATCTTTTCTTTTCTTAAGTAAAGAAACCACAGGAATCTCTACAGGATCAATTTTGTATTTATAAGGAAACTAAGATGCATAATGAAATAACCTGGGATGAGTTACTTGAAGAATATTTTTTTGCCCATAACCTCAAACCGGCGACAAATGAGAGCTACAGAAAAGTTGTCCGGGTATTTCGTAAATTTTGCGGTGATAAATTCCCAAAAGATATTACCCACAAGGATATTCTGATGTGGCGAAGGGAGTTGTTACAGGAGAAGTGCCGTTCAGCCCAGACCTGGAATAATAAAGTCGCGCATATGCGGGCGTTGTATAATTTCTGGATATCTCAACGGTATATCCCACAGGAGAAAAATCCTTTCCATAATTGCACCGTTCAGCGCACCGTTAGGCGGAAGAAAACACTATCGCGTGAACAATTAACACGTATTTATCTGATAATGCAGCAGTTTGAGGACGATGAGAGAAGACATCAGGAGCAGCATATCTGGAATAATGCCCTGTTGCCTGCCTGGTACTGGATTACGGTACTGGATACGCTGAGATATACAGGAATGCGATTAAATCAGTTGCTGCATATCCGGCTGGGTGACATCAATCTTCGTGAGGGTTATCTGACTTTGTGTCTTGAGGGCAGTAAAACATATCGTGAATGGCGAATTCCGGTTGTCAGTGTATTGAAACTACGTCTGGCATATCTGATAGCGAAATCCACTGAGCTGGGTGCAGGGAATACAGATTATCTGTTTGATGTGGATCGGATCCGGCTTAACCGTTATGTTCCCTGGGATGCTGATAAATCATATCAGAAAATCCGCTCTTTTTTCCGGCGCTTATCGAAAGAGTGTGGTTTTGCCGTATCGCCACATCGTTTTCGCCATACGCTGGCAACGGAACTGATGAAATCACCAGAACGCAACTTACAACTGGTGAAAGACTTGCTGGGGCACAGGAGCGTCAGTACGACGATGGAATATGTGGAGTTAAAAATGGATGTCGTTGGCAAAACTCTGGAAGAAGAGTTATGTCTCTACACTGATATTACAGCAGAAAGGAATTTACACCTGTTGACACAAGTGTAGTTGACTGCGATTATAAACGGTGATCGAGAACAGGGAACCTGTTACAGCAGGTTCCCTGACTTGAGGGACAAGTTCTGGATATATCAACCAGTGCAAACACTCTTGAAAACACCGGAGGATTCCGTATGACCTGCCCCTGCATTAACCGCCCGTTAAGGATCTCATCTCTTAACCAGCGTGCTTTGATGCAAATAAGTGGTGCCCGGACTCGGAATCGAACCAAGGACACGAGGATTTTCAATCCTCTGCTCTACCGACTGAGCTATCCGGGCAACGGGGCGCATTAAACCGTAATCCATCCGTGGCGTCAACAAAATTTCTTACTTTACTGACTGATCGCTTAACTTTACGACAGTTATAGCATAAAGCGCATATCCGTTCGCCAGCACTGTTTTACAGACGATGGTGGCAAATGCCATTGTTCAGGGTTGCCAGGCACCTAAATGAGCCTGAAATGTTGCTGCGTCCATAAAGCCAGTGACGCGCTGCTCAGGCTGTTCCTGATGTTGTTTATCAAAGAACAGAATGGTCGGCAAACCGAGTATCTTTAAATGCCTGAGCAGTGCGATATTTTCCGCGCTATTTCTGGTGACATCTGCCTGTAGTACCACGATATCCCGAAGCGCAAGTTGCACTTGTGGCGCACTAAAAGTGTATTTTTCCAGCTCTTTACAGGCCACACACCAGTCAGCGTATATATCGAGCATGACCGGTTTTCCCTGCGCCTGGGCGAGCGCCTGATTCAGCTCTGTCACGGAACTGACAGAAGTGAAAGCCTGATGCGACGGTTGTGGGGTCGCTGGTGTGCTGAAGGCCCAGTTCTGCAAGGGTTGTGCACTCACGACCGCTGCCGTAAAGGTGACGATTTGTATTATGCGTATCCACGGCCGTGAGACGCTGAGCGAAATAATAAAAGCCCAGCTAAAGAATGCAACCCCGAGCAGCGACCACAGGCGTAAACTCCACGCTTCGCCGACAATACGCTCCAGTAAAAAAACCGGTAGCGCGAGGATAGCAAAGCCAAATCCTGTTTTAACGTGGTTCATCCAGACCCCACTCTTCGGTAACAGACGCTGGCCAAAGACAGTCACCAGAATGAGTGGCAACCCCATCCCCAGCGCATACAGGTATAACACGCTACCGCCCAGCCACAGATTACTGCTACGGGCAATATAGAGCAGAATCGCACTCAGCGGTGCGGTGGTGCAGGGGGTGCAGATAAGTCCGGCAATCGCCCCCATCACAAACACGCCGCTGAAAGATCCACCGTGATGCTGGTTGCTGAGTAGCGTCAGGCGCGTTTGTAATGATGAAGGTATCTGCAGTGTGAACAGGCCAAACATCGACAGTGCCAGTAAAATAAAGAGCGCCGAGAAGGCTATCAGCAGATAAGGGTTTTGTAGTGCCGCCTGAAACTGTAAACCGGCGGCGGCAACGATCAAACCAAGCAAGGTATAGGTGAGCGCCATCCCCTGAACATAAGTCAGTGCCAGCAGTAACGCCCGTGTCGCAGAGGGGCGTTGTGCGCTCCCAAGGACGATACCTGAGATCAAGGGATAGAGAGGGAATACGCAGGGGGTAAAAGCAACACCGATGCCCATCAATAACGCCCATAGCGCGGAAAAAGGGGGGCTATCGGTCGTCGTATCAGGAGGAGTCAGCGGGATAATTTTACTTTCGGGTGGATAACATAAACCGTTTTCCGCACAGCCCTGATAAGTGACCGTTAGTGTTGCCCCTTTCGCTGCCCAATTGAGTGTTACTGGCAGATTCAGTTGCTGGCGATAAATTTCGCTGTCTCCAAACATTTCGTCCTGATGTAATGTGCCGGGTGGGAGCGACAGGTCGCTGATACTGGCGTCCGTAGCGGTCATCGTGATCTTCTGGCGATAAAGGTAGTATCCCTCTTTGATATGCCAGGAGAGATTAAGCTGATGTTGATTCTGTTTGAAATCAAAGCGAAAAGCCTGATCGACAGCAACAAAGCGGCTGCGTTCAGCGGTGTCAAACAGGCCAGCAAAAGCGCTGCTATGAGCCAGTAATAGCAGCAGAATCAGCGTAATGATGCGATGAGCCATAAGGGGTAATCATTATCTCCACAGGTAACACGGTCAGCAGTCAGCGCGCTGAGGCAGCGAAATGAATGCAACGAGCCAGGAGCTGGCTCGAATGACAATGGGTTTACACTATGATACCACCAATGATGAAACTAAAAATCACTGAGAGCGCAATAGTGAGAATACCGGGGATCAGGAAAGCATGATTAAAAACATATTTGCCAATGCGTGTCGAGCCGGTGTCATCCATTTCCACCGCCGCCAGTAATGTCGGATAGGTGGGCAGCACAAACAGGGCCGAGACCGCAGAAAACGAAGCAATGGCGGTGAGGGGACTGACACCGAGTATCAGCGCCGCAGGCATCAGTGCTTTGGTGGTCACCGCCTGAGAATAGAGTAACGTCGCGGCAAAAAATAGTACGATGGTTAATAACCACGGGTAGCTATGTAGCCAGTCGCCAGCAATAGTCTGAATTTGGTCGATATGCGCTTTGATGAAGGTATCGCCAAGCCAGGCAACGCCGAGTACGCAGACGCAGGCACTCATCCCGGATTTAAACGTGCTGGCATCCAGCACTTCGTTCATATCGATTTTACAGGTGATACTAATCAGCGTGGCAATAGTGAGCATGAATACCACGATGGCTTCATTGCGTGACAGGATCGGGTTTTCGATGAGGTTGATGGTATCACTGATCGCCCCCGCATAGAGCATGATGGCCAGAATCGCGCACAGGAATAGCCACACCGAGCGTTTGGCATAGGGTTTTAGCTGATAAACCCGGCTGCCAGAT
The sequence above is drawn from the Enterobacteriaceae bacterium ESL0689 genome and encodes:
- a CDS encoding site-specific integrase, with the translated sequence MHNEITWDELLEEYFFAHNLKPATNESYRKVVRVFRKFCGDKFPKDITHKDILMWRRELLQEKCRSAQTWNNKVAHMRALYNFWISQRYIPQEKNPFHNCTVQRTVRRKKTLSREQLTRIYLIMQQFEDDERRHQEQHIWNNALLPAWYWITVLDTLRYTGMRLNQLLHIRLGDINLREGYLTLCLEGSKTYREWRIPVVSVLKLRLAYLIAKSTELGAGNTDYLFDVDRIRLNRYVPWDADKSYQKIRSFFRRLSKECGFAVSPHRFRHTLATELMKSPERNLQLVKDLLGHRSVSTTMEYVELKMDVVGKTLEEELCLYTDITAERNLHLLTQV
- a CDS encoding anaerobic C4-dicarboxylate transporter, with translation MFGAELVIVLLAIYLGARLGGIGIGFAGGLGVLVLTLLFHIKPGAIPFDVIEIIMSVIAAIAAMQVAGGMDYLVSLAERLIRHQPKYITFIAPLVTWLMTVLAGTGHTAFSTLPVIAEVAKEQGIRPSRPLSIAVVASQVAITASPISAAVIFFAGLLEPLGISYLTLLAICIPATLIAILLAAVACNFLGCELKDDPVYQERLAKGEIKQSGSRVYQLKPYAKRSVWLFLCAILAIMLYAGAISDTINLIENPILSRNEAIVVFMLTIATLISITCKIDMNEVLDASTFKSGMSACVCVLGVAWLGDTFIKAHIDQIQTIAGDWLHSYPWLLTIVLFFAATLLYSQAVTTKALMPAALILGVSPLTAIASFSAVSALFVLPTYPTLLAAVEMDDTGSTRIGKYVFNHAFLIPGILTIALSVIFSFIIGGIIV
- a CDS encoding protein-disulfide reductase DsbD — its product is MAHRIITLILLLLLAHSSAFAGLFDTAERSRFVAVDQAFRFDFKQNQHQLNLSWHIKEGYYLYRQKITMTATDASISDLSLPPGTLHQDEMFGDSEIYRQQLNLPVTLNWAAKGATLTVTYQGCAENGLCYPPESKIIPLTPPDTTTDSPPFSALWALLMGIGVAFTPCVFPLYPLISGIVLGSAQRPSATRALLLALTYVQGMALTYTLLGLIVAAAGLQFQAALQNPYLLIAFSALFILLALSMFGLFTLQIPSSLQTRLTLLSNQHHGGSFSGVFVMGAIAGLICTPCTTAPLSAILLYIARSSNLWLGGSVLYLYALGMGLPLILVTVFGQRLLPKSGVWMNHVKTGFGFAILALPVFLLERIVGEAWSLRLWSLLGVAFFSWAFIISLSVSRPWIRIIQIVTFTAAVVSAQPLQNWAFSTPATPQPSHQAFTSVSSVTELNQALAQAQGKPVMLDIYADWCVACKELEKYTFSAPQVQLALRDIVVLQADVTRNSAENIALLRHLKILGLPTILFFDKQHQEQPEQRVTGFMDAATFQAHLGAWQP